CGGGGTTATGGACCGGCTGGACTCGATCGTCTTCGCTTCCCCGGCGGCGTTTATCCTTTACTCACTCTTTGCCGGCGCGTGAGGCTGTCAATCTTCCACCCTCCGGCCCCTAGAATGGTGCCGGGCAAACCAGCCGAACGGCATTGAAGGAACAACAGTTACAGTGGACATTCAACGTCAGATTCCTGCGTCTTTTGACCGCGTGGAGCGGAACCAGTACGGCTACAATGCCAAGCAAGTGGACCAGTTTATGCAGCGCGCCCGGGTTTCCTTCGAATCCCCCCGGTCCGCCGGGCGGCCGGTCAAGAGCGCCGATGTCCGTGCCGTCTCCTTCGACCCCGTTAAGGCCGGCTATGCTGCAGCAGCCGTGGACGCGGCCCTGGACCGGCTTGAGGACGCCCTCGCCGTGCGGGAACGCGACGAGCTTGTCCTCGAACGCGGCGAGGACGCCTGGCTCCGCGAGATCGGCCGGCTCGCCGGAATGCTCCGTGGCCGGCTGCACCGCCCCGACGGCCAGCGCTTCCGGCGCCCCGCGAAGGTCAAAGCCCGCAGCTACAACACCAGCGACGTGGATGACCTGTGCCACTCGCTGATCGGCTACCTGGAAAAAGACAAGCCGCTGAGTGTGGACAATGTCCGCCGCGCTGTCTTCCGCCCCGCCGTTGGCAAGGATGGCTACGAGGAAAACCAGGTGGACGCTTTCCTGGACCGGGTCGTAGAGCTGATGGCCGCAATCGACTGAGCGTTGTCAGCGCTCCGTGACCAGCGGCCGCTCAGGGGTGTGCAGGCGCGTCATAAGCCGGGTGACGGTCCGCGGCACTCGGTTCCGGGTGGCCCGGGAAACCAGGATTATCACGGCAAACGCGGCCGGCACCGTCCAGGCCGCCGGCTGCGCCAGCCAATCGGGGGTACCCCGGGCGCCCAGCATGGACCCCGCCACCATCGCCCCGCCGCACAACACCGACCCTGCGGCCATACCGGCGATTGCCCCCGCGTCGGTCAGCCCGCGCCACCAAATGCCCAGCAGAAGCACCGGGCACAGTGTGGATGCGGTAAAGGCAAAAACCAGCCCTACGCTGCCGGCCAGGGCAAGGGAACCCGTCATCGATGCGATTCCCAGCGGGACCACTGCCGACAGCACTGCCGCCCGCCGGAAGCCTTTGACACTGCCGCCGAAGAGGTCCTGGCTGATCACGCCTGCGAGCGAAACCACCAGTCCGGACGTCGTGGACAGGAACGCGGCAAAGGCCCCGGCGACCACTAAGGCGGACAACAGATCACCGGCCATGCCGCCCACAAGCTCCCGGGGAAGCAGCAGCACCAGGGCATCGGCCTGGCCGCTCTGCGCCAACTCCGGCGCGAACATCCGGCCGATCAGCCCGTACGCCGTCGGGAAGAGATAGAAGACCGAGAGTAAACCCAGAACTATCAGGGTAGTGCGGCGGGCGGACTGCCCGTCGGGGTTGGTGTAAAAGCGCACCAGCACGTGGGGCAGCCCGAGGGTCCCGAACAGCAGCGCGACCAGCAGCGAGACGTTCTGGTATAGCCCCGCCGGCGCCGCGCCCGTCGGGTTCGCGGGTGCCGGGGCCACAGCCGGTGCCCCGGAGTCCGCCAGCACAAAAACGACAAAGAGGATGGGCACTGCAAGTGCCGTAAGTTTCAGCCAGTACTGGAACGCCTGGACAAAGGTAATGGACCGCATTCCACCGGACACCACTGTGACGCAGACGACGGCGACCACCGCCACCATCCCTACCCAAGAGGGCAGCCCGGTGGTGATTCGGATGGCCAGCGCCGCGCCGTGGAGTTGCGGAACGATGTACAGCCAGCCGACCACCACAACGACGACGCTCGTGACGCTGCGGACCACCCGGGAGTCGAGCCGCGCTTCGGTGAAATCGGGAATGGTGTACGCACCGGAGCGGCGAAGCGGGCCGGCGACAAAAAGGAGCAGCATCAGGTATCCGGCCGTGTACCCCACCGGGAACCACAGCGCGTCAGTGCCGGAGAGCAGGATGAGTCCGGCGACGCCGAGGAAGCTCGCCGCCGAAAGATATTCACCGCCGATCGCCGAGGCGTTCCACCAGGGCCGGACAGTACGGGAGGCAACATAAAAATCCCCGGTGGTGCGAGAGATCCGCAGCCCATAGAAGCCGATGGCGGCAGTGGCCAGCGAGACGGCGGCAAAGGCCGCTATGCCGACGACGGGGTTCACGGGCGCCTCACTTGTCTCCAACGAGATCCCGGTAGCGGGCCTCGTTCCTGGCCGCGGTCCGGACATACAGCCAGGCGCTGAGTCCGATGACCGGATAAATCCCGGCGCCGAGCAGCACCCAGTCGAAGGGCAGTCCCAGGATCGTTGAGTCAGCGAGGCCGGGGACCAGACCCAGCATCAGCGGGAATGCAACCAGGATCAGCAGGAAGCCTGCGGCCACCACCACCGCAAGCCGCAACTGCGAGCGGATCAGCGAACGGACAAAAACCTGCCCGGCATCGGATTCCTCCGCGGCGTCGCGCGAATCGGCGCCCGGCAGTGCAGCCGGCGGTAAGCCGGCGCCGGGTGTGGTGTTGCGGGGCGCTGTGACTCGGACCCGGGTCATGACTGGGGACGGATTCGGGTCGCCTCGAGTTTTTCCCGCACCGCGGGCAGATGCCGCCTGCTGATGGGCAGTTCGGCCCCCGCTACGGTGACACTCGGCCGGGCGGCCGCGAGCTTCATCTGGCTGACATGCTTGAGTGCGATGAGGTAGGAACGGTGGATGCGCAGGTACCCGGCTTCGGCCCATTGCTGTTCCAGGTCGGCCAGCGGTACCCGGATGAGGTAACTTGCGTCGGTGGTATGCAGCCTGGCGTAGTCTCCCTGGGCCTGGACATAGGTGACGTCTTCGCGGCGGATCATCTTGGTGGTGCCGCCGAGGTCAACGGTGATCATTTCCGGTCGCGGCGCGCCGTCCTTGAGCAACTCGCTGATCCTGCCTATCGACTTCGCCAGCCGCTCGGCCCGGACGGGTTTAAGCAGATAGTCGACGGCGGCCAACTCGAACGCTTCCAGCGCGCAGTCCTCGTCGGCCGTGACAAAAACGATCGCGGGAGGCTTGCTGCTGCGGGCGATGACGCGGGCGATATCCAGGCCGGAGACCGCGGGCATGTGGATGTCGAGGAAGACGGCGTCGACCTCCTCGGCCTCGAGGGCGCGCAGAGCCTGGGCACCGGAGGAAGCCCGGAAGATAGCGCCGATTCGGTCATCCCGGCCCAGCAGGAAGGCTAGTTCCTCAACGGCGGGCAACTCGTCGTCGGCGACGAGGACGTTAATCATGGCTCAAGACTACTGCCGACGGCATTTGGGTCCCGGTCAGGCGTCGTGGCGAGGCTGGGATTTAGGCACGCGCATCGTGATCAGGGTGCCTTCCCCGGGTGCCGTGTCGATGACCAGCCCGTAGTCGTCGCCGTAGACCTGCCGCAGCCGGGCGTCAACGTTGCGCAGCCCAACATGGTCTCCCTCGCCGTGCCCGGCGAGCATCGTCCGCAGCTGGTCCGGATCCATGCCCACGCCGTCGTCCTCGATGGTCACCTCGGCGAAGGCGCCGGAGTCGTGCGCCGTGATGGCGATGTGGCCGGGGCCCTCCTTGGCTTCGAGACCGTGCCGGACGGCGTTTTCCACCAGCGGCTGCAGGCTCAGGAAGGGGATGACGGTGCTGAGCACTTCGGGGGCGATCCGGAGGCTCACCTGGACGCGGTCGCCGAACCGGGCCCGCTCCAGCAGCAGGTAACGGTCGATGCAGCGCAGTTCCTCGGCGAGGGTGGTGAAGTCACCATGCCGGCGGAAGGAGTAGCGGGTGAAATCTGCAAACTCCACCACCAGTTCACGGGCCCGGACCGGGTCGGTATTGATGAACGATGCGATCGCGTTCAGCGAGTTGTAGATGAAGTGCGGGCTGATCTGGGCCCGGAGTGCCCGCACCTCTGCCTCCATCAGGAGCGTGCGGGACGCGTCGAGTTCGGCCAGCTCCACCTGCGCGGCCACCCAGTCGGCTACTTCGCTGGTGGCCCGTACCAGCCCTGCGCCGGCCGCCGGGGCAAAAGCGGCCACGACGCCCACTACCCGGGCCCCGGCCTTGATCGGGGCAATCACCGCGGCGCGTTCCACCTCCGGCCGGGTGCTCACGGAGCCCTTGTTTTGTGCCAGTTCCTGCAGTTCACCCGCCGGGATCACCGCGGTGTGGCCGCCGGCGAGCACCCCGGACGCCAGCTCCATCAGCAGCGGCTCAAGCTCCTCGCCGGCACCGTCCCACGCGAGCACGCCGGCAGCGTCGGTGATCGCCAGCGCGTCACAGCCCAGCAGGTTGCGCAGCTGCCGGCTCGCCTTCGCGGCACCGGCAGGGTTAAGCCCCGTGCGAAGGTGCTGGCCGGCGCGCGACGCCGTATGCAGCGTCTTGTAGGTGGCCCGCTCCGCGTCGGTGCCAAGCTCCCGGAAGGAGCGGAGCACCTTTAAACCGACGGCGACGACGACGGCGATCGCCGCCGCGATCACTGCGATGGCGGCGGTGATGAACAGCGGAGAGTCGGGCATGCGCCCAGCGTATCGCGGCGCAGGACGGGCAGGGGCAGGTGAGGCTCCCGACGGTCCTGCCGGCACCGCTGAGCGCAGCATTCCGACCGTTGAGCGACGCACGGTACTGCGGTTCTGGCATGTTAGGCACGTCACGGGAGACAGTGATTGCAGTCACATTGGCCGGCGGGCTGTTCGGAGCAGGCCAGGGCAGCCGGTGTGGACTCAAATCTCTCAATGAGGAGGAACGATGGGTCACGAAGCCCAAAATACGGACGCCGCGGCGGCCGTGGACTTCAAGGAAGTCCAGTCGACCGAGCGGTTCCAGGAACTGCGCAAACGTCACCGCAGCTTTGTCTTTCCGATGGCCATTGCTTTCCTGCTCTGGTACTTCGCCTACGTCCTGCTGGCCGACTACGCGGCAGGGTTTATGTCCATCAAGCTGTGGGGCAACATCAACGTTGGCCTGGTCATGGGGCTGGCGCAGTTCGTGACCACCTTCGCTATCACCGGCTGGTACGTCAGTTACTCAAACCGCCGGCTCGACCCGATCGCCGCAGAAATCCGCCACGAAATCGAAGGCCACGAATTCGATAAAAACGGCAACCAGATCACCGGGGTAACAAAATGACGCTTATGGTTCCCGCAGTCAACGTTGCGGATCTCAAGGA
This genomic window from Arthrobacter sp. EM1 contains:
- a CDS encoding DivIVA domain-containing protein yields the protein MDIQRQIPASFDRVERNQYGYNAKQVDQFMQRARVSFESPRSAGRPVKSADVRAVSFDPVKAGYAAAAVDAALDRLEDALAVRERDELVLERGEDAWLREIGRLAGMLRGRLHRPDGQRFRRPAKVKARSYNTSDVDDLCHSLIGYLEKDKPLSVDNVRRAVFRPAVGKDGYEENQVDAFLDRVVELMAAID
- a CDS encoding DUF485 domain-containing protein — protein: MGHEAQNTDAAAAVDFKEVQSTERFQELRKRHRSFVFPMAIAFLLWYFAYVLLADYAAGFMSIKLWGNINVGLVMGLAQFVTTFAITGWYVSYSNRRLDPIAAEIRHEIEGHEFDKNGNQITGVTK
- a CDS encoding LytTR family DNA-binding domain-containing protein, with translation MINVLVADDELPAVEELAFLLGRDDRIGAIFRASSGAQALRALEAEEVDAVFLDIHMPAVSGLDIARVIARSSKPPAIVFVTADEDCALEAFELAAVDYLLKPVRAERLAKSIGRISELLKDGAPRPEMITVDLGGTTKMIRREDVTYVQAQGDYARLHTTDASYLIRVPLADLEQQWAEAGYLRIHRSYLIALKHVSQMKLAAARPSVTVAGAELPISRRHLPAVREKLEATRIRPQS
- a CDS encoding cation acetate symporter gives rise to the protein MNPVVGIAAFAAVSLATAAIGFYGLRISRTTGDFYVASRTVRPWWNASAIGGEYLSAASFLGVAGLILLSGTDALWFPVGYTAGYLMLLLFVAGPLRRSGAYTIPDFTEARLDSRVVRSVTSVVVVVVGWLYIVPQLHGAALAIRITTGLPSWVGMVAVVAVVCVTVVSGGMRSITFVQAFQYWLKLTALAVPILFVVFVLADSGAPAVAPAPANPTGAAPAGLYQNVSLLVALLFGTLGLPHVLVRFYTNPDGQSARRTTLIVLGLLSVFYLFPTAYGLIGRMFAPELAQSGQADALVLLLPRELVGGMAGDLLSALVVAGAFAAFLSTTSGLVVSLAGVISQDLFGGSVKGFRRAAVLSAVVPLGIASMTGSLALAGSVGLVFAFTASTLCPVLLLGIWWRGLTDAGAIAGMAAGSVLCGGAMVAGSMLGARGTPDWLAQPAAWTVPAAFAVIILVSRATRNRVPRTVTRLMTRLHTPERPLVTER
- a CDS encoding histidine kinase produces the protein MPDSPLFITAAIAVIAAAIAVVVAVGLKVLRSFRELGTDAERATYKTLHTASRAGQHLRTGLNPAGAAKASRQLRNLLGCDALAITDAAGVLAWDGAGEELEPLLMELASGVLAGGHTAVIPAGELQELAQNKGSVSTRPEVERAAVIAPIKAGARVVGVVAAFAPAAGAGLVRATSEVADWVAAQVELAELDASRTLLMEAEVRALRAQISPHFIYNSLNAIASFINTDPVRARELVVEFADFTRYSFRRHGDFTTLAEELRCIDRYLLLERARFGDRVQVSLRIAPEVLSTVIPFLSLQPLVENAVRHGLEAKEGPGHIAITAHDSGAFAEVTIEDDGVGMDPDQLRTMLAGHGEGDHVGLRNVDARLRQVYGDDYGLVIDTAPGEGTLITMRVPKSQPRHDA